The nucleotide window TGCAGTATCGCATGCGCAAACCCGCAGACCAGTCGGTGATCTACCTCACTGACGTACGTTCTCCCGTCTATTCTGCATCGGGCATGCTCCTGGGATATGAGGGAGTCTGGCTCGACACCACCCGTCAGATCATCGCTGAGCGCAAACTGACCAGCACCGCGTGGAAGGAAAACCTCGCCATGCTCACTGCGGGCCTGGTGCACGATTTCAGTAACATCATGGCTGGTATCTACGCGCTCAGTGAACTTTACCACGCTTCCATGAGCGAAGGTGATTCCATGTATGAAGGACTCGGGCAAATCAAGAAAAGCTCCATGGAAGCCCGCAAACTGGTACGCCGTATCATCGACATCAACCGCGAAGAGGCAGGTCAGAAAAATTACCACGATCCCAAAAAACTCATCTACGAGCAGTTGGATCTGTTGAAAATCATTTTTCCGCGCGGCACCCAGATCGACCTCGACCTCTGCGGTGATGAAATTCCAGTGTACATCGATGATGTCGAGTTCCGGCAAATCCTGCTCAACCTGGCCATGAACTCCAAGGACGCGCTAACCAATGGCAAGGGCCAGATCCTCATCCAGACCCGTCGCGTCCACTCGGGAGAATCACTCTTTGACAACGCTCAGCGCGGAAGCCGCAGCGCACCGAAAACCGGGATTTTGATTTCGTTCAGGGACAATGGGAGCGGCATCCCCAAGCTCTACCGCGACCGCATCTTCAATTCTTTCTTCACCACCAAAGAGATTCACAAGGGTTCTGGCTTCGGTCTCTACAACATTCGACGCATCCTTCAGTCTGCCGATGGCATGATCGATTTTGAAACCGAAGAAGGAAATGGCACTGTCTTCCATCTCTACCTGCCCGAAGCAGACTTCACGGAGCAAAGCACTTCGGCTGAGCACGATCTCCACCTTACTTTTCTCCCCGTTGAGCAGCGTCCACTCATTGTGATCTATTGTCACGAGGATGCCTCGCAATTTGATTTGGTCACCATGCTTCGCTCCAAAAACTGGGAGGTGATTGTCTTCAGCGAACCCGCAAAAATGAAGACTTACCTCAAGGAAACCCGCCGCTTTCCAAATCTCTGTTTGTTCATTGATTCGGAGATGGATTCCAGGGTACCCGACCTTTGTAACACATTCAAATCCATCCATCCGGATACCCTTTTTGCGCTCTATGCAAGGGGAAGGAATCCCGATGAGATCCCACACACCCACTCAAAGGAAATGGCCTTGATCTGCGACAGCAATATGGATCCCAGGAAAATTGTGGAAAGCCTTGAGAAACTGATCCGTTCGCCGTTAACCATAAGATAAAACACACTTGATCCCGGCTACTCATTCCCATGCCCACCGACGATTTTCCCATCCTGATCATTGACGACGAAGAAATTGTGCTGCTCGCCATCTCCGAATCCCTGAAACCCGAGGGATATCACATCGTCACAACGACCAAACCGGAAGAGGGAATCGAGCTGCTCAAGCAACAATCGTTTTCCGTCATCATCTCGGATCACCACATGCCCGGCATGACCGGCTTGGAGTTTTTTGCTGAGGCAAACAAGATCCAACCCATGGCCAGCCGCATCCTGATCACCGGGGTGCTCACGCTCAAGGTTGTCGTCGATGCCATTAACAAGGGTGAAATCTTCCGCTTTATCGCCAAACCCTGGATCCGGGAGGAACTGCTCGCCACCGTCAAAAATGCGATCCATCGCTATGAACTGATGTCGCAGAACTACCGCTTGCAACAGCAGACCCAAAACAGCAACGCAGACCTCGCCAAGCGCAATGAAGAACTCGAATCGAGGGTAAAGGAACTGGAAACCCGGCTGAAGCGCGAAAACAGCTCTCAAGCCCATGGCGATGCAAACCTGCGCAATGCCCTCGAATTGACACTGCGCATCGTGCATCACATCGACGCCGATATCGGGCGTGAGTGTCAGCAGGTCGTCAACGCCGTGGATGCCATGCTCAGTTCCGGACGTCTCCCGTCCCCCATCATCCCGACACTTCGCGTCGCCGCCTACCTCAGTCCGCTCGGAAAACTCAACATCGACCGCACTCGCCTGCGCGAGTTTCAGGAGAACGCCGATGAATTGCATTCCGACGAACTCGAGTATTTTCACAATATCCCCGTCTACTCCCAGCTACACGCTGCACAGTTCGAAAATTTCCCCGATCTGTCGCGCACCGTTCGCGCCAGCCACGAGCGCATCGATGGTCGCGGCTATCCCGATGGACTAGAGCGGGACCAGATTCCTCTCGCTGCCCGCTATCTGGCGGTTGCTGTCTATTATGCGGAGAGTCAGCTCTCCACCGAGCATACACTCGAAAACATCCGTCGCATGAGCGGCAGCGCATTCGACCCCTCCGTCGTCAATCTGTTTCTTGACGCCAATGCCCACCTCAAGCTCGACAAAAAGGTCCACTCGCTCAAGGTTTCACAGCTCAAGCCGGGCATGGTAATCGGCGAAGACCTTCGCTACCCCTCCGGTGCCGTTCTCCTGCCCAAGGGTTCCACTTTGAGTGATGCCACGATTCGCTTGCTTCAGCAATCCAGACGCATCAACCTGCCAACGGATTCGGTGCTCGTCTACCGCTGAACCCTTTCCGACACTGTCAGTCGCAGCAACAGCTGGAACCGCAAAAAAAGGCGTGTGCCATGTTCGCTGCATGACACACGCCCTACTATTGATTCTTGCTATAGTCGTCGCAAAAGATTCTGACAACCGAAGACAAAACAAAGTCATGCAAAGATCGGAACATTTGAAACTTCATTCGCTCACAGCTCATCTTTTTACATTTCTTGCAGAACTTTCTGACACTTTTTACAATTCAACTCGCAATCCCTTCACTGGCATTGCAAATTGCATTCCCGATACCCCAGTTTTCTCACGCAGCCAATAACCTGTGAGGCGACAAAAACATTCCAACAAGCACAACTCTGCTCCATTCGACAAAAGTCTCGCTCTTTGTTTTCCCTCCGGTAGCATGGCCCCTTACGCATCGAGATCACACTCGTTGATCGCACCGCTTGACTGCATGAAACCGAATTTTCTCACGACCATCCCATCGACAGTACCTTGCATTTTGCAGCAGATGCCGTTTTCTAACCGATTAGCGTGAGCATGGATAAGGACAAAGCATGGATCGGCGTGGACCTCGACGGTACACTAGCCTATCACAACAAGTTTCGTGGCCCCGATTACATCGGTAAACCCATCCCCATCATGCTGTACCGGGTACGCAAGTGGATCGAAAAGGGTTATCGCGTTAAAATCGTAACTGCCCGTGCCTCCGACCCCGAAGCCATTCCTGCCGTTGAAGCCTGGCTGAAAAAACATGGTCTCGGCGACTTGGAGGTCACCAATCAGAAGGACTACGACATGGTCGAACTCTGGGATGACCGCGCCGTACGTGTCATGGCCAATACAGGCAATCCAGTCATCTACCCTTCTGTGCTCGGGTTGCCACGTGCACCCCTGGTTGAATTTGACGAGGTTTATCTCAAAAACCACAAATCCAAACGCACGCCCGCCTATGTGCGCGGAGAAAAACTCACTCCAAAACAGCGACCCAACTGGTTTCAGCGCCTGTTTCGCAAACGATCAAAATAGCCTCCTGACTTATCACCTCTTGCCTCTTGGTGAGTGATCGCGTTGCATGCAGTATGCCGCTAGCATCCCCAATTTCATGATCGTCGTAAATGCTATTGAATCCATGCCGCAGATGGATCGCCCCATCCATCTCGCCATTGGCATGTTTGACGGAGTCCACATCGGTCATCAATCTGTGATCGAAGCCTGCATCAACACGGCTCGAAACTCGGGAGGCATCGCTGCAGTGCTCACTTTCTGGCCTCACCCGAGCAAAGTACTGCGCCCCGAAGCTGCCGTCCCCCAAATCATGCCGCTCGAGTCCAAACTCTGGACGCTCGAGCGCAAACACATCGACTGCACCGTCGTACAGTCTTTCGAGGATTCTTTTGCAGAATTGAAAGCACCGGATTTTCTTTCGTACCTCAAACAACACATGCCAGCGCTCAGTACCTTGTTTGTGGGTGAAAATTTCCGCTTTGGAAAAGGACGGGCCGGAGATGTCAACCTGCTTCGCAAGTGTGCCAAGGTTGAGGGTGTGCATGTCGTCAGCATGGAACAATGCCGCTACGATGGCGAGCCCATCAGTTCCACCCGCATTCGCAATTTGCTGCAGGAAGAACGCTTCAACGAGATTCGTTTCCTGCTCGGGCACCCCTACACGGTACGCGGCAAAACCACCCCCGGCCGCAAGGTCGGGCGTTCGATCGGATTTCCCACACTCAACATCGACTGGGCACCGGAGTTGAAACCACCCTATGGCGTCTATGCCGTTCGACTCTACCGCTGCTCACCGGGCAGCGAGTGTCCCGTTGCACCTTCGTTGCCCGGGGTAGCAAACTATGGGATCCGTCCCACCTATGACGTCGGCACTGATCCGGTTCTCGAAGTTCACCTGCTCAATCCGGCGCAGATCGACTACGGCACACAGGTTGCAGTGGAGTGGATGGAATACCTGCGACCGGAGAAGAAATTTGAGGATGCCGAGGCGCTCGTCGCCCAGATTCACGAAGACGTGCAGCGTGCACGCAACGCCCTTCGCCTGTGACAAACGAGCATTCCCACACTCCCGCTCTGCTCATCCTTGGCTGCGGTTATCTCGGTCGTGAAGTGGTCCACCTCGCACTGAAAGCGGGATTTGCCGTCGATACGCTGACTCGCAATACCCAAACCGCTGCTGACCTGAAACAGGCAGGGGTGCGTCACTCCCTGCAGGCAGAGCTTCACGATAGTTTCTGGCACTCTGCAATCGATCCGGCAACCTATCAGGCAATCTACATCACCGTTGGTTCCTCCGAAAGCACACCGGAGGGGTATCGCAAGTCCTACCTTGACGGCCTACAGTCCGTAATCACCTGGGCACAGGACTGCTCGACCCATTTGATCTATACCAGCAGCATTTCAGTCTACGGATCATCGAAGGGTCAATGGATTGACGAGTCCACGCTGCCCAAGCCCCGCGATTGGCGCGGTCACACCTTGCTCGAGTCTGAGCAACTGCTTTTAAACAGCCACGCCCAGCACAGCACCATCCTTCGACTGGGAGGAATCTACGGCCCCGGGCGTGATCGCTTCCTTCGCAGTGGCAAGGCTTCAAGCTCCCCCGCCTACTACCTCAATCTCATTCATGTGAGCGATGCGGCCAATGCGCTGTTGCGGGTTGCGCAGTTTTCAACACAAGCAAAGGGAATCTACAATCTCACTGACAATCATCCCTTTTTTCGTCAGGATCTTGATGCATTCGTCCTGGAGCATGGACTCGTCACCACGGAGCAGAGTCCACAATCTGTGGGACACCGACGCAAATCTCCTGCCAATCGACGCATCCGTTCAACCCAAATTCAGGAGTTGCTGTCCTGGCAGCCGCAATACCGCTCCGTATTTGCCTTTCTTCGTCCAGACGTTTCCGATGCGTGAATGAGCGGCTTTCCACTCTGCTCACGATTCTTCAAGCTGGGTTTGCCCCCCAACCCTGCCCCCTGCAATCGGTATCCCCCGGGATTTTCAGAATCAGGTTGAAGCCATGCTCAACGTGCCTAAGGTTTTCACTACCTTTGCCATTGCACGGAACGCTTGCATCATGCCGAAAAACATTGGATTCATTTCTACCCGATTTGCCGGTACCGACGGAGTCTCACTCGAAAGCGCCAAATGGGCCGAAATCCTATGGGATGACCGCCACGTCAGCTTCTGGTACAGTGGACAGGGTGATCGCGACCCTTCCATCAGTCACTGTGTTCCCGAGGCCTTCTTCGGGCATCCCGAAAATGCATGGATCAATGAACGCATCTGGGGACGGACAAGGAGAGACCGCCAACTCTCCCAACGCATCTACGACTATGCACAATACCTCAAAAGCACGCTCTACGATTTTCGTGAAACCTTCGCGCTCAACATCGTCATTCCCCAAAACATTCTGGCCATTCCCATGCACGTGCCACTCGGCATTGCAATGACGGAATTTCTCGCCGAAACACAGATTCCTGCCATCGCCCACCACCACGATTTTTACTGGGAACGCACCCGATTCTCAGTCGGGGCCATCAAGGACTACCTCGACATGGCATTCCCCTGTGTCCTGCCCAACATGCGGCATGTGGTCATCAATCAGGCCGCACAGGAGCAGCTCTCCCTGCGCAAGGGTGTACCCGCAACCCTCGTGCCCAATGTCTTTGATTTTGAGAATCCACCACCCGGGATTGACGATTACTCGCGCAACCTGCGTGAGGAAATCGGCCTGACCCCCGATGACATTTTCATACTCCAACCCACCCGCATCGTTCCCCGCAAGGGCATCGAACACGCCATCAAGCTTGTCGGTGCACTCCACAATCCCCGTTGCAAGCTCGTGATTTCACATGAGGCGGGTGATGAGGGTCTCGAATATCGCAATCAGCTCGTTCAACTGGCCAAAGATGAAAAAGTGGAACTCATTTTCATCGATCATCTCATCAGTGAGGTGCGTCAGACCGATATCGACGGAAATAAAAAATACACTCTCTGGGATCTCTATCCCCACGCCGATCTCGTGACCTACCCAAGTACCTACGAGGGCTTTGGTAACGCTTTGCTGGAAGCGATCTATTTTAAAATTCCAGTCGTTATCAACCGCTATTCCATTTTCATTCAGGATATTGAACCCAAGGGATTCAATCTCTGTGTGATGGATGGTTTTGTTACGGATGCAGTCGTGCGCAAGGTCAATCAGGCACTCTTCGATGCCGATGCACGAAAGTCCATGGTGGATCACAACTACAAGGTGGCAAAGCGTCACTACTCCTATGCCCTTGTGCGCCGCCTGCTGCGCACTACCCTGAGCACCCTTACCGGAGTCGGATCATGATCAAACCCGTATCACGCTACGAAATCAACCGCATCAAGCGTCGCTTCATCACCCTCTACGGAGAACGTGCCTCCGAGCGTCTCATTGAGCGTTTTATCCAGTTGATCGGACGCTACGGAGTCGGACTGCAACCCGAACCTCTTGTGACGCGATGGAGCGAAAAGGACGCCATCCTTATCAGCTACGGTGACAGTATTCTCGAAAACGATGTGCCCCCGCTCCAGGCTTTGAAACGGTTCTGTGACCGATACCTCAAACGCCGCTTCAGCTGCGTTCACATCCTTCCCTTCTACCCTGGTCTTCGGATGACGGATTTTCCGTGATCGACTACCGTCAGGTCCATGAGGAACTTGGGGACTGGGATGATGTGCAATCCCTGGGAGAGCATTTCGATCTGATGTTTGATCTCGTGCTGAACCATTGCTCCGCTCGAAGTGCGTGGTTTCAGGATTTTATCGACGGAATACAACCTGCCCGCCACTACTTTCTCGAGATTGACCCCAAAACCGACCTCACCGCCGTTGTTCGACCCCGCACATCTCCCGTGCTGACTCCTTTCAAGACGCGCGACGGAGAGGCACATGTCTGGACAACCTTCAGTGCGGATCAGGTTGATCTCAACTGGCAAAATCCGGACTTGCTGTTCGAGTTTCTCGACATCCTGTTCCTCTACCTTTCGAAAGGAGTGCACTACCTGCGCTTCGATGCGGTGGCCTTTCTCTGGAAAGAAATCGGAACGCGATGCATTCACCTTCCCCAAACCCACGAGATCGTTAAACTGCTCAGGGATATCCTTGAAATCGTGGCACCACGTGCCGTGATCATTACCGAAACCAACGTACCACAATCCGAAAACTACAGCTACTTCGGCGATGGTGATGAAGCCCACATGGTCTATCAGTTCAGCCTGCCTCCTCTGTTGCTTTACAGTCTGTTGTTTGGGGATTCCACCCATCTCACTCAATGGGCGCTGCGCATCCCGAAATTACCTAGCGGCTGCACCTTTTTTAATTTTGCAGCCAGTCATGACGGCATCGGATTGCGTCCAACCGAGGGCATGCTCAGCTCGGACGAACGCAAACGGTTGATTGAGGTCGTGGAATCCAAGGGAGGAAAGGTTTCCTGGAAATCCAACCCCGATGGCAGCCAGAGTCCCTACGAGATGAACATCACCTATTATTCAGCCTTGAGTGATGATTCAGCCGATCAGGGAATCGCCCGCTTTCTCTGTTCCCAATCCATTGTTCTCGTGCTCAAGGGCATCCCGGGTATCTATATTCACAGTTTGCTTGGAACGCAAAATGATACCGAATTGTTTGAACAAACCGGTCAGAACCGCTCGATCCATCGAAAAAAATGGAACCGGGATCAACTCAATCAACACCTCGCAGACGCACACGATCCTCAATCCAAAATCTTTCGCCGCATGCTTGAAATGCTCAAAGTGCGCTCGCGAGTTACAGCCTTTCACCCCGACGCCAAGCAGATCGTATACGATCTCGGTAAGTCCGTTTTTGGCCTCGAACGTCAGTCCTCAGACGGTTCTGAGAGGGTGCTCTGTCTGCACAATCTTACCGAGCAGTTGGTCAACCTTCCCGATATTGCCGCAGAGGATTCTTCGTTTAGCCGGGGTTCCGTTTTTGTTGATCTGCTCACAAACCAGAATTTCCGGGCAAAATCAGGTAAATTCTCCCTCAAACCCTATCAGGTCGTCTGGCTGAGAATGCCTTCTTCATGAGCTGCAGTCTTGCCTGCACGAGCCACTCTCAAGGATACAGCTGCAGCACGTCAATCGTTTCTCCAGGCAACAGCGGTGCCGCTGAATCGCTCACCCAGAGCGGATGATGATCCCGGTAGTGAGGCGAGAGAAAGTGCCCGCTCTGCCCACCTGGCATGGTGAATCTTGCCTTTTCTTCCTGACCAGGACTCACGACCATTCGCAACGATGGTCCATGTGATCGCGTTTGCGCATTGGGGCTGTATCGGTCTCCGTCCATCGGGGTTTTCGTCATATTCAGCCATCCTCCCAACAAGGGAATTCCACTGGCCAATGGATGCTGCATGCGCAGCTCATTGAGTCTGCCGTGAGTTGCCTTTTCGAGGGAGCCATAGCTTGCTTCAAGTTGCTTCACAACAGTCCGCATCACATCCACCAGCTCTGCATCCCAATCTTCAAAGTCCTCATTGACCAAATGTTCAGGTTGCTCCGAAACCAATAACCAAAGTGCTTCATCAATGCTCAGGTCAGTTACCCGAAATTGCGGATCCAGTGCCTTGAGCGGAGCCAGAATACGGTCAAACACACACTTGCGCGTCTGTTCATAAAAACCTCGAACCAACGCATATGCCGAACTGTCGATCGATGCCTCCCCACTCCACTCGCGAAGCACGGGTTCCACCGATGCGCGCAATGCCTCTGGCATTTTCGGGATCAACATCTCAGCAAGCTCATACCACCGCTCCAGGTGTGCCGCTGAGTTGCTCAGCTGCAGTTCGTGCATGTCTCTCTCGTCCGCAGAATGCATGCGCTCCAATGCCTGCTTGATGATCCATCCTCTCGCCTGGTCCGAAGCCCTTCCATCTCCAAGCTTGGCAAAGGCTTCGCCGCCCACTGCACGATTGTTCGCATTCCACACGCGTCCCTTTGGCGGATTGATGATCGAAGGATAGGCATCGGCAGGCAGGCGACCTTTCCACTTCCATTTGGAATCATTCGAAGACTGCGGAAGAAACCCATCATAGCCTTCCCGCTCCGGAATCCACCCAACGGCAGTCCAACCAATGGAGCCATGATGGTCTGCTGCAATCAGGTTTTGCACTGGCATGTTTTGACGTTGTGCAATCGCAAAAAGTTCCTCAACAGAGTCCGCACTATCCACATCCTTCATCGCCAGATTGAAATTATCCGGCATCAATCCCGACCAGAGCAATGCATAGGGATTACCGGAACTATCACGACCGACGAGCGGACCATAGTCCGTCATGAATACTTCCTGGATTTCATCGCTGCCATCGCGCATTCGGATCCGCTCTTCAATCCTTCGAATCGCGCTGCTTCCCTTTGGGGTCAAATAAGAGTTTTCCTGTTCCGGATCCGGAATCAGGCGTACGAGATCTTCGGTATCCGCCACTGCTACAGTCATGCTCCACGCCACTCGCGTATTGGAACCGATCACCACCAGCGGAAGTCCTGGAATCGTTACACCCAGCAGTCGAACAGGTTTTCCTCTATCACTTTCATATTGATAATCAACACGATACCAAATATTCGGCACACGCAGATTCAGGTGCGGATCACCCGCAAGCAATGCACCTCCCTGCGCTGAAAATCGATCTGCTAC belongs to Puniceicoccaceae bacterium and includes:
- a CDS encoding NAD-dependent epimerase/dehydratase family protein, whose amino-acid sequence is MTNEHSHTPALLILGCGYLGREVVHLALKAGFAVDTLTRNTQTAADLKQAGVRHSLQAELHDSFWHSAIDPATYQAIYITVGSSESTPEGYRKSYLDGLQSVITWAQDCSTHLIYTSSISVYGSSKGQWIDESTLPKPRDWRGHTLLESEQLLLNSHAQHSTILRLGGIYGPGRDRFLRSGKASSSPAYYLNLIHVSDAANALLRVAQFSTQAKGIYNLTDNHPFFRQDLDAFVLEHGLVTTEQSPQSVGHRRKSPANRRIRSTQIQELLSWQPQYRSVFAFLRPDVSDA
- a CDS encoding response regulator, with translation MPTDDFPILIIDDEEIVLLAISESLKPEGYHIVTTTKPEEGIELLKQQSFSVIISDHHMPGMTGLEFFAEANKIQPMASRILITGVLTLKVVVDAINKGEIFRFIAKPWIREELLATVKNAIHRYELMSQNYRLQQQTQNSNADLAKRNEELESRVKELETRLKRENSSQAHGDANLRNALELTLRIVHHIDADIGRECQQVVNAVDAMLSSGRLPSPIIPTLRVAAYLSPLGKLNIDRTRLREFQENADELHSDELEYFHNIPVYSQLHAAQFENFPDLSRTVRASHERIDGRGYPDGLERDQIPLAARYLAVAVYYAESQLSTEHTLENIRRMSGSAFDPSVVNLFLDANAHLKLDKKVHSLKVSQLKPGMVIGEDLRYPSGAVLLPKGSTLSDATIRLLQQSRRINLPTDSVLVYR
- a CDS encoding ATP-binding protein — its product is MTQPHRHITNSCPVVIDRAGNIVEFQDTLVDVLNLPRQQITGQSMDAILNRLHPGWGQRWTDHIAQGNFRFVLDSLSSTHPVTAPFHLEFQILVHQEHLFATISRIETTDDGFEGSIKDLLEDPARISQLFLRLQRSESRLESYMHHFPGVFFYQRTDFSFQYISPNFERLLDFEPDRLLRSGSQFLGMIFDQDRDFFVSELRKHSTLGRSFTLQYRMRKPADQSVIYLTDVRSPVYSASGMLLGYEGVWLDTTRQIIAERKLTSTAWKENLAMLTAGLVHDFSNIMAGIYALSELYHASMSEGDSMYEGLGQIKKSSMEARKLVRRIIDINREEAGQKNYHDPKKLIYEQLDLLKIIFPRGTQIDLDLCGDEIPVYIDDVEFRQILLNLAMNSKDALTNGKGQILIQTRRVHSGESLFDNAQRGSRSAPKTGILISFRDNGSGIPKLYRDRIFNSFFTTKEIHKGSGFGLYNIRRILQSADGMIDFETEEGNGTVFHLYLPEADFTEQSTSAEHDLHLTFLPVEQRPLIVIYCHEDASQFDLVTMLRSKNWEVIVFSEPAKMKTYLKETRRFPNLCLFIDSEMDSRVPDLCNTFKSIHPDTLFALYARGRNPDEIPHTHSKEMALICDSNMDPRKIVESLEKLIRSPLTIR
- the ribF gene encoding riboflavin biosynthesis protein RibF — translated: MIVVNAIESMPQMDRPIHLAIGMFDGVHIGHQSVIEACINTARNSGGIAAVLTFWPHPSKVLRPEAAVPQIMPLESKLWTLERKHIDCTVVQSFEDSFAELKAPDFLSYLKQHMPALSTLFVGENFRFGKGRAGDVNLLRKCAKVEGVHVVSMEQCRYDGEPISSTRIRNLLQEERFNEIRFLLGHPYTVRGKTTPGRKVGRSIGFPTLNIDWAPELKPPYGVYAVRLYRCSPGSECPVAPSLPGVANYGIRPTYDVGTDPVLEVHLLNPAQIDYGTQVAVEWMEYLRPEKKFEDAEALVAQIHEDVQRARNALRL
- a CDS encoding glycosyltransferase family 4 protein → MPKNIGFISTRFAGTDGVSLESAKWAEILWDDRHVSFWYSGQGDRDPSISHCVPEAFFGHPENAWINERIWGRTRRDRQLSQRIYDYAQYLKSTLYDFRETFALNIVIPQNILAIPMHVPLGIAMTEFLAETQIPAIAHHHDFYWERTRFSVGAIKDYLDMAFPCVLPNMRHVVINQAAQEQLSLRKGVPATLVPNVFDFENPPPGIDDYSRNLREEIGLTPDDIFILQPTRIVPRKGIEHAIKLVGALHNPRCKLVISHEAGDEGLEYRNQLVQLAKDEKVELIFIDHLISEVRQTDIDGNKKYTLWDLYPHADLVTYPSTYEGFGNALLEAIYFKIPVVINRYSIFIQDIEPKGFNLCVMDGFVTDAVVRKVNQALFDADARKSMVDHNYKVAKRHYSYALVRRLLRTTLSTLTGVGS
- a CDS encoding alpha-amylase family glycosyl hydrolase; protein product: MIDYRQVHEELGDWDDVQSLGEHFDLMFDLVLNHCSARSAWFQDFIDGIQPARHYFLEIDPKTDLTAVVRPRTSPVLTPFKTRDGEAHVWTTFSADQVDLNWQNPDLLFEFLDILFLYLSKGVHYLRFDAVAFLWKEIGTRCIHLPQTHEIVKLLRDILEIVAPRAVIITETNVPQSENYSYFGDGDEAHMVYQFSLPPLLLYSLLFGDSTHLTQWALRIPKLPSGCTFFNFAASHDGIGLRPTEGMLSSDERKRLIEVVESKGGKVSWKSNPDGSQSPYEMNITYYSALSDDSADQGIARFLCSQSIVLVLKGIPGIYIHSLLGTQNDTELFEQTGQNRSIHRKKWNRDQLNQHLADAHDPQSKIFRRMLEMLKVRSRVTAFHPDAKQIVYDLGKSVFGLERQSSDGSERVLCLHNLTEQLVNLPDIAAEDSSFSRGSVFVDLLTNQNFRAKSGKFSLKPYQVVWLRMPSS
- a CDS encoding penicillin acylase family protein produces the protein MSKRWIRWIAVGGIGMAAAVVVAVGLLLTGSLPQRSGSVQIPALRDNVRIERDELGVPTIRAASRTDAYVAMGFLHAQERYFQMDLLRRSAAGELSELLPGTLDFDRYLRQFRFRYLAEKVYSELSSDERELLEKYTAGVNQGLDSLRVRPWEYGLLARRPVEWQPVDCLLVAYSMYLDLEGGDARTARSIALVSEHYSKPVFEFLCRNSTRWQAAIDGSTFPIFPIPSSEHWTFNGRPLELSGTATLPSTLPSTLRANESKELQGSNAWAVADRFSAQGGALLAGDPHLNLRVPNIWYRVDYQYESDRGKPVRLLGVTIPGLPLVVIGSNTRVAWSMTVAVADTEDLVRLIPDPEQENSYLTPKGSSAIRRIEERIRMRDGSDEIQEVFMTDYGPLVGRDSSGNPYALLWSGLMPDNFNLAMKDVDSADSVEELFAIAQRQNMPVQNLIAADHHGSIGWTAVGWIPEREGYDGFLPQSSNDSKWKWKGRLPADAYPSIINPPKGRVWNANNRAVGGEAFAKLGDGRASDQARGWIIKQALERMHSADERDMHELQLSNSAAHLERWYELAEMLIPKMPEALRASVEPVLREWSGEASIDSSAYALVRGFYEQTRKCVFDRILAPLKALDPQFRVTDLSIDEALWLLVSEQPEHLVNEDFEDWDAELVDVMRTVVKQLEASYGSLEKATHGRLNELRMQHPLASGIPLLGGWLNMTKTPMDGDRYSPNAQTRSHGPSLRMVVSPGQEEKARFTMPGGQSGHFLSPHYRDHHPLWVSDSAAPLLPGETIDVLQLYP